A single window of Nakaseomyces glabratus chromosome G, complete sequence DNA harbors:
- the APL5 gene encoding Apl5p (CAGL0G09174g~Ortholog(s) have role in Golgi to vacuole transport, protein targeting to vacuole and AP-3 adaptor complex, nucleus localization): MTSLYAPSSEDVKQRLRPFGFFFEKSLKDLIKGIRNNNETPEKLEQYFTEVLSECRNETTSPDMILKTNAVLKLAYLEMYGFDMSWANFQVLEVMSSNKLQQKRVGYLAASQCFHEDTDVLMLATNLLRKDLKYSGTNDTVKVGIALSGLSSMITPALAADIVDDLFTMLSSSKAYIRKKAVTALFKVFLEYPQALRDNFDKFARMIEDEDLSVISATVSVICELSKKKPEPFVILSPLLYDLLTTIDNNWIIIRLLKLFKNLSQVEEKLRPKLLPKILELMDSTSATSVLYESINCIVRGNMLENDDYSTARACLEPLHRFCESTDPNLRYISCTLFYRIGKINPYFLVEYSELIIKLLTDVDISIRSKALELLEGIINEDNIRLITTILMRQFVDEETVSVSSGSSLLNSIIEVKIVIPEAYKVKIIKTILKACAADNYKNIPDFEWYNAVLKDLTIVSQDMANKKLGETIGENLRDILVRVPDVRDITISNIIDILFIPDIEQQLGSVLRESIWCIGEFASYIENSDDLIRLLVQRGKFYSSELKPILIQSVVKIFASWVKSNNSTTISEEILTEILHLLIAFLQDCCNSGDFDVQERAFEFLELLKICDESRSLTEEKITPLMSQVLPGLFSDYELNPIAVGSQKLIEIEPSIDLQTPFLSDMDWTILKQQYSLSESESINSDNTSLQESDHEVDNESGEYISETDRHQVHEGSFSEGIVENNNEGNPFYLGKSGDIGIKSNTGADDLDTSSGHIPIAVGITMESESKMKKAKKKKKKVTILSDEVVGQPQNAIPIKVKRPMNIETSKSKINLKKQTKLDLFDFDKGTEESHMELNPNEYGDDEVGQEELEKLREKFGSHSIENSAAIGNDDEVVTIKKKKKKKKKTRQKDDNLDKKKDKKESSTQIISEDSENVL, encoded by the coding sequence ATGACGTCCTTATATGCACCTTCTAGCGAAGATGTTAAGCAAAGACTAAGGCCGTTTGGGTTCTTCTTTGAGAAGTCCTTGAAAGATCTCATTAAAGGTATTCGTAACAATAACGAAACACCTGAGAAGCTAGAGCAATATTTCACTGAGGTACTGAGTGAGTGTCGGAATGAGACTACTTCCCCTGATATGATACTCAAGACCAATGCTGTTTTGAAGCTAGCATATCTGGAGATGTACGGATTTGATATGTCCTGGGCAAATTTTCAGGTCTTGGAAGTCATGAGCAGTAATAAACTCCAACAGAAGAGAGTAGGTTACTTGGCAGCCTCACAATGTTTTCATGAGGATACTGATGTGCTGATGTTAGCAACTAACCTCTTAAGAAAGGACTTGAAATACTCTGGTACCAATGACACAGTGAAAGTTGGGATTGCACTAAGTGGCTTGTCTTCAATGATAACACCAGCTCTAGCTGCAGATATTGTGGATGATCTATTCACCATGCTATCCAGCTCGAAAGCATATATTAGAAAGAAGGCTGTAACAGCATTATTCAAAGTATTCTTGGAGTACCCGCAGGCATTACGTGACAATTTTGACAAATTTGCGAGGATGATCGAAGATGAGGATTTATCTGTTATTTCTGCAACAGTGAGTGTAATTTGTGAGCtgtcaaagaaaaagccAGAACCATTTGTGATACTTTCACCGCTACTATATGATTTACTAACAACAATTGACAATAATTGGATAATAATACGATTACTAAAACTATTCAAGAATCTGTCCCaagtagaagaaaaattaagACCTAAATTGCTTCCTAAAATTCTTGAATTAATGGATTCCACAAGCGCTACTTCAGTTCTATATGAATCAATAAACTGTATAGTTAGAGGAAACATGCTAGAAAATGATGATTATAGTACTGCAAGAGCATGTTTAGAACCATTGCATAGATTCTGTGAGTCTACAGATCCTAACTTAAGGTATATTAGTTGTACGCTATTCTATCGAATCGGAAAGATCAACCCGTATTTTTTAGTCGAGTATTCTGAGCTAATCATCAAATTACTAACAGATGTTGATATCTCGATTAGATCAAAAGCGTTGGAACTTCTAGAGGGTATTATAAATGAAGATAATATTAGGCTTATAACTACAATTTTGATGAGAcaatttgttgatgaagaaacGGTCAGTGTTAGTAGTGGAAGCTCATTACTTAACTCAATCATTGAGGTAAAAATAGTTATTCCAGAGGCATATAAGGTTAAGATAATTAAGACTATACTTAAGGCATGTGCGGCTGATAACTACAAAAATATACCTGACTTTGAGTGGTATAATGCAGTTCTGAAAGATTTGACCATTGTTTCACAAGATATGGCTAACAAAAAACTCGGAGAAACGATAGGAGAAAACCTGAGGGATATTCTTGTGAGGGTTCCTGATGTGCGCGATATTACAATTTCCAATATCATTGATATATTGTTCATTCCTGACATCGAGCAACAATTAGGTTCTGTTTTGAGAGAGTCTATTTGGTGTATAGGTGAATTTGCTTCTTATATTGAGAACAGTGATGACTTAATTCGTTTGCTTGTGCAGCGTGGAAAATTTTATAGTTCCGAACTGAAGCCCATTTTGATTCAGTCCGTGGTTAAAATATTTGCTTCTTGGGTAAAGAGCAATAATAGCACTACCATTTCGGAAGAAATTTTGACCGAGATACTTCATCTGTTAATAGCATTTTTGCAAGACTGTTGTAACTCTGGCGATTTTGATGTGCAAGAAAGGGCATTTGAATTTCTAGAACTTCTGAAGATTTGTGATGAATCTCGATCTTTAACGGAAGAGAAAATCACACCCTTGATGAGTCAAGTTTTGCCTGGGCTTTTCTCTGACTACGAACTTAACCCAATAGCTGTTGGTTCACAAAAACTAATTGAAATAGAACCAAGCATCGATCTGCAAACTCCATTCTTGAGTGATATGGACTGGACAATCTTAAAGCAACAATATTCTTTATCAGAATCtgaaagtataaatagtgACAACACTTCCCTGCAAGAGAGTGATCATGAGGTCGATAATGAATCCGGTGAATATATTTCAGAAACAGATAGGCATCAAGTCCATGAGGGAAGCTTTTCAGAGGGCATTgtagaaaataataacGAAGGAAATCCATTTTACCTCGGGAAAAGCGGTGACATTGGTATCAAAAGTAACACAGGAGCAGATGATCTTGATACCTCTTCTGGCCATATTCCAATAGCAGTTGGTATAACGATGGAGTCAGAAAGTAAAATGAAgaaagcaaagaaaaagaaaaagaaggtTACTATATTGTCGGATGAAGTTGTCGGACAACCACAAAATGCAATACCTATAAAAGTAAAGCGTCCAATGAATATAGAGACCTCCAAAAGTAAAATCAACTTGAAAAAACAGACTAAGTTGgatttatttgatttcgACAAAGGAACAGAAGAGTCCCATATGGAATTAAATCCAAATGAGTATGGTGATGATGAGGTTGGTCAAGAGGAATTGGAGAAACTGCGTGAAAAATTTGGCTCTCATTCGATAGAAAACTCTGCGGCTATTGGAAATGATGACGAAGTTGTTActataaagaagaagaagaagaagaagaagaaaacacGTCAAAAGGATGACAACTTGgataagaagaaagataagaaaGAGAGCAGCACACAAATAATAAGCGAGGATTCTGAGAACGTTCTCTGA
- a CDS encoding uncharacterized protein (CAGL0G09119g~Protein of unknown function), giving the protein MIVIDYAILVVSADLFIKGFNSRKNNYTDSKCEELQVGLTKTIHNESTSLIEFQRTCWNNIFSIAQFLSIQLSKIPLLLKCWNAKVARQVFPYTYTHSEDYDVNLCGLDSKAAVTLLIENIRVTADNGYTSIRVIIKQVISSDGFLNDLESALHELCNSRNLHYMMEFVKESVIAIRIDKDVKKKAVPTQSRTTQCVPDLLQISREEKAYRQIEEPFYPSKSDMKLRQSEQKAKENLVPDNILDLFCCYYCGGQK; this is encoded by the exons ATG ATTGTGATAGACTATGCTATACTTGTTGTATCGGCCGATCTTTTCATAAAAGGGTTCAATTCcagaaaaaataactaCACTGATTCTAAATGTGAGGAACTACAAGTTGGACTTACAAAGACAATACATAATGAATCCACTTCACTAATAGAGTTCCAACGTACTTGTTGgaacaatattttttctattgCACAATTTTTGAGTATTCAATTAAGTAAAATACCCCTACTATTGAAATGTTGGAATGCAAAAGTTGCTAGACAGGTCTTCCCTTATACCTACACCCATTCCGAAGACTATGATGTCAACTTATGTGGACTAGATTCCAAAGCAGCTGTTACGCTGCTTATCGAGAACATAAGAGTAACCGCCGACAATGGCTATACATCAATAAGGGTAATAATAAAGCAAGTCATTTCTTCTGACGGTTTCTTAAACGATCTTGAAAGCGCTCTTCATGAATTATGCAACTCCCGTAATCTACATTACATGATGGAATTCGTGAAAGAAAGTGTTATCGCGATTCGAATTGATAAGGatgtcaaaaaaaaagctgtTCCAACTCAGAGTCGAACAACGCAATGTGTACCTGATTTATTACAGATATCTCGAGAAGAAAAAGCTTATCGTCAAATAGAGGAACCCTTCTACCCTTCCAAGTCAGATATGAAATTGAGACAATCAGaacaaaaagcaaaagaaaatctaGTACCAGATAATATTCTTGATCTTTTCTGCTGCTACTATTGTGGCGGgcaaaaatga
- the OXR1 gene encoding Oxr1p (CAGL0G09152g~Ortholog(s) have role in cellular response to oxidative stress and cytosol, mitochondrion, nucleus localization), with translation MFNVKGALNRLRTTWSNSEESDRDPRHLKSSDDLSNYTGSRMSYEETLPPVTLLGYSPKTKNRLLHPEMCDELRPLMPTRIQLYTEWTLLYSLEQHGASLHSLYDKLREDASTPRRVGYVLVIKDRKDGIFGAYSNEPFHPHEHMRYSGNGECFLWKMESVPNKILRAKIREDKDEDLIDVNDDEDKINNSGTVNESWKLCAYPYTGANDFMIYCTSKFLSLGAGEGHYGLWCDDGLMKGVTNPTQTYGNDVLSREGRKFTIMGLEVWRVG, from the coding sequence ATGTTTAATGTGAAAGGGGCCCTCAATAGGCTAAGAACTACGTGGAGCAATAGCGAAGAATCAGATCGAGATCCGCGGCATTTAAAGTCTAGCGATGATCTTAGCAATTACACAGGCTCTAGGATGTCTTATGAAGAAACACTTCCGCCTGTTACACTTCTAGGTTATTCTCCAAAGACTAAGAATAGACTCTTGCATCCTGAGATGTGTGATGAACTGCGGCCACTGATGCCTACTAGAATTCAACTCTACACTGAGTGGACATTATTATACAGTTTAGAACAACATGGTGCATCTCTACATTCACTCTATGATAAATTAAGGGAGGATGCAAGCACACCAAGGAGGGTTGGCTATGTCCTGGTGATCAAGGACCGGAAGGATGGTATCTTTGGTGCGTATTCGAATGAACCTTTCCATCCACATGAGCACATGCGATACAGTGGAAATGGGGAATGTTTCCTTTGGAAAATGGAAAGCGTaccaaataaaatactTCGCGCAAAAATACGAGAAGATAAAGATGAGGACTTGATCGATGtaaatgatgatgaagataaaattaataattcAGGGACAGTTAACGAGTCCTGGAAGCTATGTGCTTACCCATATACTGGTGCCAATGACTTCATGATATATTGTACATCCAAATTTTTATCGCTAGGTGCTGGTGAAGGACATTACGGCCTTTGGTGTGATGATGGCTTAATGAAAGGTGTCACAAACCCAACTCAAACTTACGGTAATGATGTCCTCAGCCGGGAGGGCAGGAAGTTCACCATAATGGGATTGGAAGTCTGGAGAGTCGGCTAG
- the YIG1 gene encoding Yig1p (CAGL0G09064g~Ortholog(s) have role in glycerol biosynthetic process and cytosol, nucleus localization), with translation MGLPITLYQEDMNSLHLPQKRNLDQFIRERFPSVAYPTASELRSLRRGNTSVRPLTQVIRQEVYAYFMNNNVNERIFASIEDNTANHRRQNMYDWDSAGIDRWTIDIDPETVEINDVPNLNGYRCNQNYDNSLWMYFNESNNFEQFYLYDTKENRYVKGCLERSLVEHNDTLCCVDAKSGMNNYQFLLGFTSGKVVLVTSTLLGDDGLNAWCESEVVYQSRTSSHPIRNNSRYNGIVTVNASLLPSYVLSFNIKEGLILSELTDHSNYKIDIPYNNQDFSDVDSSQFSAVVNFPQFVLSNGVQIWNYENVLQINASLFPVDHEVKFWLKPEEKIKYIKPMPKQEHLFVVTTERGVSIPINPANNHVPRGRAVRSSNADPSYSEVTNVIPVFTLADYNENQYQLETFNSEQYLMTTQQHLYGTSLTIYQYSNASKDWFSLGFVDIRAKFNIRKIKALSILESHDDQNPNQKPKLLIHANDGTIRHFKICI, from the coding sequence atgGGTTTGCCAATAACACTATACCAGGAGGACATGAACTCCCTCCATTTACCACAGAAGAGAAACTTGGACCAGTTCATAAGAGAAAGGTTTCCTTCTGTGGCATACCCAACTGCTTCGGAGCTACGCTCGCTAAGGAGAGGTAACACCAGTGTGCGTCCACTAACACAAGTAATAAGACAAGAAGTGTACGCCTATTTCATGAACAATAACGTTAACGAGAGAATATTTGCCAGTATCGAGGATAATACAGCTAATCATCGCCGCCAGAACATGTATGACTGGGATTCTGCTGGTATCGACAGGTGGACCATCGATATCGACCCAGAGACAGTAGAAATCAACGATGTGCCAAACTTGAATGGTTACAGATGCAATCAGAATTACGACAACTCTTTGTGGATGTACTTCAACGAGTCCAACAATTTTGAACAATTCTACCTATACGATACTAAGGAGAACAGATATGTTAAGGGATGTTTGGAGAGATCTCTAGTTGAACACAACGACACTTTATGCTGTGTGGATGCCAAGAGTGGGATGAACAACTACCAATTCTTGCTTGGTTTCACCTCTGGTAAAGTGGTTCTAGTCACTTCCACCCTGTTAGGGGATGACGGTCTAAATGCTTGGTGTGAATCAGAAGTGGTATACCAGAGTCGTACAAGCTCACATCCGATCAGAAATAACTCACGTTACAATGGTATTGTAACAGTTAATGCCTCACTATTACCAAGCTATGTTCTGTCCTTCAATATCAAGGAAGGGCTTATCTTGAGCGAGCTTACTGATCACTCCAATTACAAGATCGATATCCCTTACAATAATCAGGATTTCTCAGATGTAGATAGCTCCCAGTTCTCTGCAGTGGTGAACTTCCCGCAATTTGTACTTTCAAATGGTGTTCAAATTTGGAACTATGAGAACGTTCTACAAATTAACGCATCATTATTCCCTGTTGATCACGAGGTCAAGTTCTGGCTAAAGCCAGAAGAGAAGATTAAGTACATCAAGCCAATGCCCAAGCAAGAGCACCTGTTTGTTGTCACAACTGAGAGAGGAGTATCTATACCAATCAACCCAGCAAATAACCATGTTCCAAGAGGTAGAGCAGTACGGAGCTCCAACGCTGACCCATCTTACTCCGAAGTCACAAATGTAATTCCAGTGTTTACTTTGGCAGATTACAACGAAAACCAGTACCAGCTGGAAACGTTCAACAGCGAGCAATACTTAATGACCACGCAACAGCATTTGTACGGCACCAGTCTAACCATTTACCAATACTCCAACGCAAGCAAGGATTGGTTTTCTCTGGGCTTTGTTGATATCAGAGCTAAGTTCAATATCAGAAAGATAAAAGCTTTGTCCATTTTGGAGTCCCACGATGATCAAAACCCAAACCAAAAACCCAAGTTACTGATCCATGCAAACGACGGCACTATAAGACATTTCAAGATCTGTATATAG
- a CDS encoding uncharacterized protein (CAGL0G09086g~Protein of unknown function) produces the protein MWISLFIKQCMYENALHSYSYNLKELLQSFMTSLAICRQDYLIAKYEREMKESLLQLLEIISALNFMIQQTKRYENVTESEFALQIAHRFIETEQINTIKFIASGKKHRFFGWLAVEKCWDPPDSGSALSLLKKIFLQPENQDKVKIYWLMPFISIIFLTLLLCSRYDQL, from the coding sequence ATGTGGATTAGTCTCTTTATCAAGCAGTGTATGTATGAAAATGCGTTGCACAGCTACAGCTACAATTTAAAAGAGCTGCTGCAATCGTTCATGACATCCCTCGCAATATGTAGGCAGGATTATCTCATCGCTAAATATGAACGTGAGATGAAAGAGTCTCTCCTGCAATTGCTCGAGATTATCTCGGCTTTGAACTTCATGATACAACAGACAAAAAGGTACGAGAATGTGACAGAAAGTGAATTTGCTTTACAAATTGCCCATAGATTTATAGAAACTGAACaaataaatacaattaAATTTATTGCCAGTGGTAAGAAGCATAGATTCTTTGGCTGGTTGGCAGTTGAAAAGTGTTGGGACCCTCCAGATAGTGGTAGCGCATTAAGTTTgctcaaaaaaatatttctacAACCTGAAAATCAGGATAAGGTAAAAATCTATTGGCTTATGCCATTTATATCAATCATTTTTCTGACACTACTACTTTGTAGTAGATATGATCAACTATAA
- the AFT2 gene encoding Aft2p (CAGL0G09042g~Ortholog(s) have RNA polymerase II core promoter proximal region sequence-specific DNA binding, transcription factor activity, RNA polymerase II core promoter proximal region sequence-specific binding activity) — protein MNRKNTLRGSAKNRPTTTPDNLENALMVNENQLIHIDPVPDFQEKIDVKVWLQEMFFPMGIDIVIERSDKTKIIFKCKPSDYRSHEPKDLRQKEPVDDKRHICPFRVRCTFSTQLKKWKIVIINNSHSHPLKFNPHSDEYAKFKRNLRDREMTETLKKFEELEYKAKSNLPMENLLSGNSIISCDCGLTKEIKTINNVYLPLNATQLQDEIDVSKILECQNKKQKNKQKVMKKRKSEKNELANIKKEEPSCSSALIHDKGFEITQDDLIQCGINDINDYDCDKYYTELLNKESYADASYCNIADFSNMNEIDFTGMFNKSKPAQPSLTKGDDLFSSIANDNFFSYEENIKDTTLVEPELLMAPVQDINENNIDDIFKMSTNTSSTPISPSTDPSTDIDQKIPDPLEFENVNYLDKYVDLSTVMINDPAKETYDSLFS, from the coding sequence ATGAATCGTAAGAACACGCTCAGGGGTTCTGCTAAAAACAGACCCACGACCACACCTGATAACTTAGAAAATGCCTTAATGGTGAATGAAAACCAACTGATACATATCGACCCAGTACCTGACTTTCAAGAGAAGATAGATGTTAAAGTATGGCTACAAGAAATGTTTTTCCCCATGGGGATAGATATTGTCATCGAGAGGTCCgataaaacaaaaataatattcaaatgtAAACCTAGTGATTACAGAAGCCATGAACCAAAGGACCTACGGCAAAAGGAACCAGTTGACGATAAAAGACACATATGCCCATTTAGGGTGCGGTGTACTTTCTCTACCCAACTAAAGAAATGGAAGATCGTGATAATAAATAACTCGCACTCTCATCCATTGAAATTCAACCCACACTCAGATGAATATGCTAAGTTTAAAAGAAATCTAAGAGATAGAGAAATGACTGAAACGTTGAAAAAGTTTGAAGAACTAGAGTATAAAGCCAAGTCAAATCTTCCGATGGAAAATCTGCTATCAGGAAACTCAATTATTTCTTGTGATTGTGGCCTAACGAAGGAAATTAAGACAATCAATAACGTTTACTTGCCACTAAATGCCACTCAATTACAGGATGAGATAGATGTCTCGAAAATACTGGAGtgtcaaaataaaaaacaaaagaataaacaaaaggtaatgaagaaaagaaagagcGAGAAAAACGAACTTGCTAACATTAAGAAAGAGGAACCTAGCTGTTCAAGTGCTTTGATTCATGACAAAGGCTTCGAAATCACTCAAGATGATCTCATACAATGTGGTATCAATGATATTAACGATTATGACTGCGATAAATACTACACAGAGCTTCTGAACAAGGAAAGTTACGCGGATGCATCCTATTGTAACATCGCAGATTTTTCGAACATGAACGAAATTGATTTTACTGGGATGTTTAACAAATCAAAACCAGCTCAACCTAGTCTCACTAAAGGTGATGATCTTTTTAGTTCAATAGCAAATGATAACTTCTTTAGTTATGAAGAGAATATCAAGGATACGACATTGGTAGAGCCAGAACTTCTAATGGCGCCTGTACAAGACATCAACGAAAACAATATCGATGATATATTCAAGATGTCCACTAACACATCATCTACTCCAATATCACCATCTACTGACCCATCAACTGATATTGACCAAAAAATACCCGACCCTCTCGAGTTCGAGAATGTCAATTATTTAGACAAGTATGTTGATCTATCAACCGTAATGATTAATGATCCTGCGAAGGAAACTTACGACTCTCTTTTTAGTTAA
- the RPL7B gene encoding 60S ribosomal protein uL30 (CAGL0G09130g~Ortholog(s) have role in maturation of LSU-rRNA and cytosolic large ribosomal subunit, nucleolus localization) encodes MAAEKILKPESQLKKAKYDEKKSEEFLKARAARRVANKQKRAAILERNAAHQKEYEAAERAVIDAKREAKASGSYYVEAQPKLVFVVRIKGINKIPPKPRKVLQLLRLTQINSGTFVKVTKATSELLKLIEPYVAYGYPSYSTVRQLVYKRGHGKINKQRIALSDNAIVEANLGKFGILSIDDLIHEIVTVGPHFKQANNFLWPFKLSNPSGGWGVPRKFKHFIQGGAFGNREQFINKLVKAMN; translated from the exons ATGGCTGCTGA AAAGATCCTAAAACCAGAATCccaattgaagaaggcTAAGTACGACGAAAAGAAGTCCGAAGAATTCTTGAAGGCTAGAGCTGCTCGTAGAGTTGCTAACAAGCAAAAGAGAGCTGCCATCTTGGAAAGAAACGCTGCCCACCAAAAGGAATACGAGGCTGCTGAAAGAGCTGTCATCGATGCCAAGCGTGAGGCTAAGGCTTCTGGTTCTTACTACGTCGAAGCTCAACCAAAGTTGGTCTTCGTTGTCAGAATCAAGGGTATCAACAAGATCCCACCAAAGCCAAGAAAGGTTCTACAATTGTTGAGATTGACTCAAATCAACTCTGGTACTTTCGTCAAGGTCACCAAGGCTACTTCTGAATTGTTGAAGTTGATTGAACCATACGTTGCTTACGGTTACCCATCTTACTCCACTGTTAGACAATTGGTCTACAAGAGAGGTCACGGTAAGATCAACAAGCAAAGAATTGCTTTGTCTGACAACGCTATCGTCGAAGCCAACTTGGGTAAGTTCGGTATCTTGTCCATCGATGACTTGATCCACGAAATCGTCACCGTCGGTCCACACTTCAAGCAAGCTAACAACTTCTTGTGGCCATTCAAGTTGTCTAACCCATCTGGTGGTTGGGGTGTTCCAAGAAAGTTCAAGCACTTTATCCAAGGTGGTGCTTTCGGTAACCGTGAACAATTCATCAACAAGTTGGTTAAGGCCATGAACTAA
- a CDS encoding Smr domain-containing protein (CAGL0G09108g~Ortholog(s) have cell periphery, cytoplasm localization), producing MATDMFIKQHNLGYNHAIDPEYQQLRAQAIKSNSVKQHLAAKSLEAIKKGDKHSAKKLITESCIQAERSDRFNLKAAEYAFDQNNANILSNEIDLHGLFAKEAVQVLKKRLVLAAEAGEKKLRVITGKGIHSPGMVCKLQVETLMICHDLNLNFDLDSSNSGVIIINIDRSNFSTSKLDMKDFPFNMTLLKKNMQMQESVSIVESSESTSIPQTTCLKATTPSKVFLEQRTTETINKPTINGSESYSNDNKLNLVRDLTTHHIPKETSECLSNTSTQSSGNAVSEVSSHSNKSTSYQETKVPSYDRTPQYELMPSSIKESNIVFNLFFSCISFSRKEIEITTQNKQ from the coding sequence ATGGCAACTGATATGTTTATAAAACAACATAATTTGGGTTACAACCATGCCATTGATCCTGAATACCAACAATTACGTGCACAAGCTATTAAATCCAATAGTGTCAAACAACATCTGGCCGCAAAGTCATTAGAAGCTATCAAAAAAGGCGATAAACACTCGGCTAAGAAATTAATTACAGAATCCTGCATACAGGCTGAACGTTCTGATCGTTTTAACTTAAAGGCTGCTGAATATGCTTTTGACCAAAACAACGCTAATATATTGAGCAATGAAATCGATTTACATGGCCTTTTTGCCAAAGAGGCGGTACAGGTGTTGAAAAAGAGGCTGGTATTAGCCGCTGAAGCTGGAGAGAAAAAACTTAGAGTAATAACAGGTAAAGGAATCCATTCGCCTGGTATGGTTTGCAAGCTTCAAGTTGAGACACTTATGATATGCCATGACTTAAATCTAAATTTTGATCTTGATAGTAGTAATAGCGGCGTCATAATCATCAATATCGATAGAAGCAACTTTAGTACATCAAAGTTGGATATGAAAGATTTCCCATTTAACATGAcacttttaaaaaaaaatatgcaaaTGCAAGAGAGTGTCTCAATAGTTGAATCATCTGAAAGTACTTCAATACCCCAAACTACTTGTTTGAAGGCTACAACACCATCAAAAGTGTTCTTAGAACAACGTACCACCGAGACAATCAATAAACCCACAATAAATGGTTCAGAATCCTACtcaaatgataataaattaAATCTCGTGCGGGACTTGACTACACATCATATTCCGAAAGAAACTTCTGAGTGTTTATCTAATACATCAACTCAATCATCTGGAAATGCAGTTTCAGAGGTATCCTCTCATTCAAACAAAAGTACATCATATCAGGAAACCAAAGTGCCATCATATGATCGAACCCCACAATATGAATTGATGCCATCAAGTATTAAAGAGTCCAATATTGTTTtcaatctcttcttctcttgtaTAAGCTTTtctagaaaagaaattgagaTTACTACCcaaaacaaacaataa